The Verrucomicrobiota bacterium genomic interval TTGATTCCAGGTCGCGAGCCAGCCTTCCAGCCCGTCAAACGCAGGGTTAGTTACAACGACCCAGGCGTGGGCTTTGTCCGGAGAAATTCCGGTAAACCGATGCCAAAAAGACGCATCATCAACGGCGTCGAGGTCGTCTTCGGTGATGGCGAAAGTTTCGAAGCTGCCGGCCGGCAATGACAGCAGCAGGAGGCTAAAGCCGGCTTGCTCAAGCTCGATCCGACGACCCAGGACGCCGGAGCCGGAACACCCGATCAATTGCGAAACGTGCCCGTGGAGCCGGATCAATTCGAGGCTGTCCTCAAGGTTCTCAGCCCATTCACGCGTCGCAAAGAAAAATCCCAGCGAGGCGTTAGTCCCCATTTGCTCCCGCAACGCCGTCGTCGCCTCAATGAGAGCCGACTCGGAGTAGGAGCCTGTATGTACGTGGGACACTGCTTTGGGGGTCATTCTTGCAATTTACTGGACGGCTTGCGGAATCAAAGTCCGTTGGTTAAAGGCCGAGCATTTTCGTCCTCAGGTTTTGACGGCGGCCCGGCCCGTGGCCTTTCACTTCGTATAGATTCGATTTAGAGGAACCATATGCGCGTAGTTATTACCGGCGGCCCGAGCAGTGAGCCGATTGACGAAGTCCGGATCCTGACGAACACGTCGTCGGGCGAACTGGCGGTCACCCTGTATGACCGGTTCATTGACGCCGGGCACGACGTTGAGCTCCTTCTCGGAGAAGGAGCGCGCCACGGGCGGGGTGGCGCCCGGCATTTCGATCGCAACGAGGCCCTTGCGCGCATGCTGGCCGCAATCGCCAGAGCCGATGAGGTCGACCTGGTGTTGCACGCGGCGGCACTGGCCGATTTTTCCGTTACTCCGGTCGACGCGGCGGGCGCGCCCCTGACCGCGGCGAAGATTTCCAGCCGGTCTGAAGGCGTGCGTCTCCTGCTGGTTCCGAAACCCAAGATCATTACCGACCTGCGCAAGTTTTTTCGTAACGCCTACCTGGTCGGGTGGAAGCTGGAGCATGAGGGCGACCGGGCGGCATTGATCGAAACGGCGCGACAGCAGGTGCGTGCCAATCACCTAAACGCGTGCGTCGTCAACGGGCGTGCCTACGGTCCGGGGCTCGGTTTCTGCACCGAAGCCGGCCTTATCCACGGGGCGCCGGGTAAGGCGGCGTTTGCCGATTACGTGGTGTCGTTCGCCGAGGGCGGGTTTCAAAGGTAATGTTCGTGTCACGGGCCGTATGCGTTGCTTTTACCTTTCGGACTATTATTACCCGCTGCCTCCGGCCCATCCTTTCCCGATGGAGAAGTTTCCCCAGGCCTATGATCTCCTGATCACTGAAATGCCCGGCCTTGAGATTTGCCGGGCGCCGCTGGCCTCCGTTGAAGATCTGCGACGCGTGCACGTCGAGGAATACCTGGTTAAGCTTTCGCATGCCGGTTTGAGTCCGAGCGAGGCGTTCCGGCTGGGGTTTGAGTGGACGCCTGAACTCTTTGTGCGGTGCCGTTACGAAACCGGCGGAACGGTGGCGACCCTGGCGGCAGCGCTGGATGACGGTTTGGCGGCCAACCTCGCCGGCGGTACCCACCACGCTTTTCCCGGGCGCGGCCTCGGGTTCTGTCTCTTGAACGACGTCGCGGTGGCTATTCGCCGGCTGCACACGGAAAAACCCGGGCTCCGCGTCCTGGTGGCCGATACCGATGCGCACCAGGGGAACGGCACCCACGCGATCTTCCGGGACGACCCGCGCGTTTTCACCTATTCGATTCACGTTGAGAAAAACTATCCTACGATCAAGGAGCCAGGCGATCTGGATGTGGGGCTGCCCCGCTGGGTCGATGGCGCCGGTTATCTCACGCAGTTGCAGGCGACACTGCCGCGCGTCGTTGAAGATTTTGAACCTGATCTGGCAGTCTGGATCAGCGGGGCAGACCCCCACGAGAACGACCGGTTCGGCCAGATGCGGCTTACGAGCACCGATCTGGAAACGCGGGACCGGTTTGTGGCGTCGCTCTGCCGGGAGTTCGAGGTCCCTCTGGCCGTCCTTTACGGCGGCGGCTACAACCGCGTCCCGGGTATGACCGCACGTTTGCACGCCAACTCCGTTAAAACGACGTTCGACGTCTATCACGGCTGAACGACGAACCCTCCAAGCACCAGGCCGCCCTTGAGCATCTCGTCGAGCACGGGGAGGAACCCATGGATGTTTTCTTCGCCACGGCGTCGCCGGGGATTTCCATGGCGAACCGCCTTCCTTAATCGGCGGAAGTGAAGGGGAGTGGTTACCTCCCTTTTGCCGGGCTTACTCTCTGTCGGAACGACGGAGGGGTACACCTTTTGGCGCTGCGCGGCCAGAGCAGGGTAGTTCCGTCACGCCGTTGAGGGTGCAGCTTTGACCGGTCAGAAAACCTTCTGGGCCAATCCCCACCCGAGCGCCACCCCCCCCAAACAGAGGCCGGTCGACGCAAAAATGTTTACCAGCGCGCTGACCCAGCGTCCGCTCAAGACCAGACTCCAGGTCTGAAGGCCGAAAGCGGAAAACGTCGTTAACCCGCCGCAAAAGCCAACCGCGACAAAAACCTTTACCAGTGGAGCCCAGAAGGCGGCATCGTGGGTCACGAGCCACCCCGCGGCAAACCCGATGACCCACGAGCCGACCACGTTTACGGTCAGGGTGCCGTAAGGAAACGTTGCGCCGAACCGCTGCGCGACCATCCCGGACAGCCAAAAGCGGCACATGCTTCCGGCCGCTCCACCGACGAATGCCAAAATCAACGCCAGCAGAGTCATTGGTCGATTAACTTTTTAGGAGGTTGTGGAACTTGAACAAGGCGCGGGGAACGGGCCTTGCAGCAACCTTCCCAAGCCAAATGCCGAGCAAACACAGGGCATGCGAAAGGCCGATATTAAGCCAGAGGTCGACGAAGCGGGCGTGCTGCAGGGCGTCGAAGGAAAGCAGACTGAACGAGCTGAAGGTGGTGTAACCGCCGCAGAAGCCGACCATCAAGAACAACCTGCTCATCGGCCCAAGGTATATGTCCCCGGACGGGTCCGAAACAAAGTTGAGGAACGAGATGAGGAAGCAGCCGGAAACGTTGATCGCCAAAACGGCGAGTGGAGGCCAAAGCCGCATCGTGGCCACCCACTCCGAGATCCCGAAACGCATCAAGGTTCCGATTCCCCCGCCGAGGGCCACCAACCAATACCTGCGCATAAACTCGGTCATGTGTCATTACCCGTCGTTGACGGGAAGGAGTCATCAGCCCGGACAGGGCGGTTTGCCGGAATGCCGGCCGGGCTAAATACGCGCGAATCGGGATCAGATCAATCCATTGCACGTACGTTTTAGGCGGACGCGCGCCAGGGCAACGCTTAAAAACCACGCCAACCTGGTGCCTCGGACCGGGGTTTTCGGCGACCTGAACGTCGACCAGGTCATCGCCGCGATCACCGGGTCGCGCAAAGGGGCCGGCTCGCCTTTTAGGATGGTGCGCGATGCAGGGTTTGAACCTGCGGCCCCTTGCGTGTGAAGCAAGTGCTCTACCACTGAGCTAATCGCGCATTTTACGGGAGAACCGGAGGTTAGGGGCTGGAGGCCGGAATTGCAACCGGAATGTGCGGCCACAGCGAGGAGGGCGGGCACCACGTAAGAGTTCACACGGTCACACGGCGGCCACAGCGAGGAGGGCGGGCACCACGTAAGAGTTCACACGGCGAACACGGCGAGCCACGGCGACCACAGCGGGAAGACTAAATCATCCGCAGAACACGCAGAAGAACGCAGAAAAGAGGAATCATCCACAGATTACACAAATTGACACAGATTAAGAGGACCCGGCGGCAGCTCTAAGGTTGACACTCGCACCCACCCCTCATGCTGCCC includes:
- a CDS encoding histone deacetylase; this translates as MRCFYLSDYYYPLPPAHPFPMEKFPQAYDLLITEMPGLEICRAPLASVEDLRRVHVEEYLVKLSHAGLSPSEAFRLGFEWTPELFVRCRYETGGTVATLAAALDDGLAANLAGGTHHAFPGRGLGFCLLNDVAVAIRRLHTEKPGLRVLVADTDAHQGNGTHAIFRDDPRVFTYSIHVEKNYPTIKEPGDLDVGLPRWVDGAGYLTQLQATLPRVVEDFEPDLAVWISGADPHENDRFGQMRLTSTDLETRDRFVASLCREFEVPLAVLYGGGYNRVPGMTARLHANSVKTTFDVYHG
- the crcB gene encoding fluoride efflux transporter CrcB produces the protein MTLLALILAFVGGAAGSMCRFWLSGMVAQRFGATFPYGTLTVNVVGSWVIGFAAGWLVTHDAAFWAPLVKVFVAVGFCGGLTTFSAFGLQTWSLVLSGRWVSALVNIFASTGLCLGGVALGWGLAQKVF
- a CDS encoding CrcB family protein; this translates as MRRYWLVALGGGIGTLMRFGISEWVATMRLWPPLAVLAINVSGCFLISFLNFVSDPSGDIYLGPMSRLFLMVGFCGGYTTFSSFSLLSFDALQHARFVDLWLNIGLSHALCLLGIWLGKVAARPVPRALFKFHNLLKS